A stretch of the Ochrobactrum sp. BTU1 genome encodes the following:
- a CDS encoding serine hydroxymethyltransferase codes for MSQANNAFFNATLEEIDADIFGAIRNELGRQRHEIELIASENIVSRAVLEAQGSILTNKYAEGYPGKRYYGGCQYVDVVEELAIERAKKLFGAEFANVQPNSGSQMNQAVFLALLQPGDTFMGLDLNSGGHLTHGSPVNMSGKWFNVVSYGVREDDHLLDMEEIARLAREHKPKLILAGGTAYSRIWDWKRFREIADEVGAYLMVDMAHIAGLVAGGVHPSPVPHAHVCTTTTHKSLRGPRGGMILTNDPDLAKKFNSAVFPGLQGGPLMHVIAGKAVAFAEALKPEFKVYAQNVVDNARALSDELKSQGLDIVSGGTDNHLMLVDLRPKNATGKRAEAALGRANVTCNKNGIPFDPEKPFVTSGVRLGTPAGTTRGFGKAEFKEIGSLIAEVLDGLKVANSDEGNASVEAAVKAKVIALTDRFPMYGYQG; via the coding sequence ATGTCGCAAGCCAATAACGCTTTTTTCAACGCAACTCTTGAAGAAATCGATGCCGATATTTTCGGTGCGATCCGTAATGAACTCGGTCGTCAGCGTCATGAAATCGAGCTGATCGCCTCGGAAAACATTGTTTCTCGCGCGGTTCTTGAAGCTCAGGGTTCCATCCTCACCAACAAATATGCCGAAGGTTATCCGGGCAAGCGCTATTACGGCGGCTGCCAGTATGTTGACGTTGTTGAAGAATTGGCAATTGAACGCGCCAAGAAGCTGTTTGGCGCAGAGTTCGCAAACGTACAGCCAAACTCCGGCAGCCAGATGAATCAGGCCGTGTTTCTTGCGCTTCTGCAGCCAGGCGACACCTTCATGGGCCTCGACCTCAATTCCGGTGGCCACCTGACACACGGTTCACCAGTCAACATGTCGGGCAAGTGGTTCAACGTTGTTTCCTATGGCGTTCGTGAAGACGATCACCTTCTGGATATGGAAGAAATTGCTCGCCTCGCACGCGAACACAAGCCAAAGCTGATTCTCGCTGGCGGTACCGCTTATTCCCGCATCTGGGATTGGAAGCGCTTCCGTGAGATCGCTGACGAAGTTGGCGCATATCTGATGGTCGATATGGCTCACATTGCTGGTCTGGTCGCCGGTGGCGTACACCCATCGCCAGTTCCACACGCCCATGTCTGCACCACGACGACTCACAAGTCGCTGCGCGGTCCACGCGGCGGTATGATCCTCACCAACGATCCTGATCTGGCGAAGAAGTTCAATTCGGCTGTCTTCCCAGGCCTGCAGGGCGGCCCGCTGATGCATGTGATTGCTGGTAAGGCAGTTGCTTTCGCGGAAGCTCTGAAGCCAGAATTCAAGGTCTATGCTCAGAACGTCGTCGACAATGCGCGTGCGCTTTCGGACGAACTGAAGTCGCAGGGTCTCGATATCGTTTCCGGCGGCACAGACAACCACCTGATGCTGGTCGATCTGCGTCCGAAGAATGCAACAGGCAAGCGCGCTGAAGCAGCTCTCGGTCGTGCGAACGTGACCTGTAACAAGAACGGCATTCCTTTCGACCCAGAAAAGCCATTTGTAACTTCTGGTGTTCGCCTTGGAACGCCTGCTGGCACGACCCGTGGTTTCGGCAAGGCTGAATTCAAGGAAATCGGCTCGCTGATCGCAGAAGTGCTCGATGGTCTCAAGGTTGCAAATTCCGATGAAGGCAATGCATCGGTTGAAGCAGCGGTTAAGGCAAAGGTCATTGCACTGACCGACCGCTTCCCAATGTACGGCTATCAGGGCTAA
- a CDS encoding arginyltransferase translates to MTHQPQQSPQFFLTAPSPCPYLDGQMERKVFTHLVGDKASEINDLLTQGGFRRSQNIAYRPACELCRACVSVRILTGEFEMNRSMRRVWNHNRDLIGRQHKAQPSTEQYALFRDYLDARHHSGGMSDMTVLDYAMMVEDTHVNTQIIEYRRRGPDSFISAKGDGELIAVALTDVMADGLSMVYSFFTPHMHERSLGTFMILDHIQRARAAGLPHVYLGYWVEGSRKMQYKTRFRPQEHLGPRGWQKFEG, encoded by the coding sequence ATGACCCATCAACCGCAACAGTCTCCGCAGTTTTTCTTAACGGCTCCATCGCCCTGCCCGTATCTTGACGGCCAGATGGAACGGAAGGTCTTCACTCATCTTGTGGGTGACAAGGCCAGCGAAATCAATGACCTGCTTACACAGGGCGGTTTCCGTCGTTCTCAGAATATTGCTTATCGTCCGGCCTGCGAGCTTTGTCGCGCCTGCGTTTCTGTGCGTATCCTGACCGGCGAATTTGAGATGAACCGGAGTATGCGCCGGGTCTGGAACCATAATCGCGATCTGATCGGCCGCCAGCACAAGGCACAGCCCAGCACCGAACAATATGCCCTTTTCCGCGATTATCTGGATGCCCGTCACCATTCAGGTGGCATGTCCGATATGACAGTGCTCGATTATGCGATGATGGTCGAAGATACCCACGTCAACACGCAGATTATCGAATATCGCAGACGCGGCCCGGACAGTTTTATCAGCGCGAAAGGCGATGGAGAGCTGATCGCGGTAGCTCTTACCGACGTGATGGCAGACGGCCTGTCTATGGTCTATTCATTCTTCACGCCGCATATGCACGAGCGTTCGCTCGGAACTTTCATGATCCTCGATCATATCCAGCGCGCACGCGCCGCTGGCCTTCCCCATGTCTATCTCGGCTACTGGGTCGAGGGGTCGCGCAAGATGCAATATAAGACGCGCTTCAGGCCACAGGAGCATCTCGGCCCGCGCGGCTGGCAGAAATTTGAGGGCTAG
- a CDS encoding RDD family protein, with protein sequence MSDHILHGEVMGPRFESRAFFEGVRTRRIMAFLIDYMIVFFLCIPAAIVIFILGILTLSLGWALYAIMFPVVALFYISRTLGGPQQATKGMQMMNIKLVRLEGGTVDPMLALVHTVLFWGLNVVLTPFILLATLVIDRKRTVHDLLLGTAVIRSDR encoded by the coding sequence ATGTCCGACCATATTCTGCACGGCGAAGTCATGGGCCCGCGTTTTGAAAGCCGCGCATTTTTTGAAGGCGTGCGCACACGCCGTATTATGGCTTTTCTTATCGACTATATGATTGTCTTCTTTCTTTGCATCCCGGCAGCAATCGTAATTTTCATCCTTGGAATTCTCACGCTTTCGCTGGGATGGGCGCTCTACGCCATCATGTTCCCGGTAGTCGCATTGTTTTACATATCTCGCACTCTTGGCGGGCCTCAACAGGCCACAAAGGGTATGCAGATGATGAACATCAAATTGGTGCGCCTTGAAGGCGGCACAGTCGATCCGATGCTGGCACTGGTCCACACTGTTCTGTTCTGGGGCCTGAATGTGGTGCTTACACCGTTCATCCTTTTGGCGACACTGGTGATAGACCGTAAGCGTACCGTGCACGACCTCTTGCTTGGTACAGCAGTCATTCGTTCAGACCGCTAA
- a CDS encoding L,D-transpeptidase family protein, translating to MTKTDKNAEAFNVGRRSFLRGAATAGLAAAATAIAPAAFAQQQALNDILSAPRRGNWDDQFDARATGGQKVATNQPVLSQQTVGNLQSAIAQYADLAGRGGWPQVPGNAKLQLGVNDPSVQALRQRLIVSGDLPREAGVSGAFDTYVDAAVKRFQSRHGLPADGVMGQFTYAAMNVDANTRLGQLQTNLQRLSGMTSATQSEQRFVMVNIPAARIEAVEGGSVSQRHTAVVGKIDRQTPILDSKIHEVILNPYWTAPKSIIQKDIIPLMRKNPQYLANNKIRLYNAQGQEVPPESVDWNTDDAVKLMFRQDPGKINAMSSTKINFHNQHAVYMHDTPQKSYFNKLMRFDSSGCVRVQNVRDLDVWLLKNTAGWDRQNIEGTIASGVNTPIQVSDPVPLHFVYITAWSTGDGVVQFRDDIYKMDGATALALGTDT from the coding sequence ATGACCAAAACCGACAAGAATGCCGAAGCTTTCAATGTAGGCCGTCGCAGCTTCCTGCGTGGCGCAGCAACGGCCGGTTTGGCTGCTGCTGCAACTGCTATCGCTCCTGCGGCTTTTGCCCAGCAACAGGCTTTGAATGATATTCTTTCGGCGCCACGCCGCGGCAACTGGGATGACCAGTTCGATGCCCGCGCGACCGGCGGTCAGAAAGTGGCAACCAATCAGCCAGTGCTCAGCCAACAGACTGTGGGCAATCTTCAGTCCGCTATCGCACAATACGCCGATCTGGCAGGTCGCGGCGGCTGGCCACAGGTTCCGGGCAATGCGAAGCTGCAGCTTGGCGTTAATGATCCTTCGGTACAGGCTCTGCGCCAGCGTTTGATCGTTTCGGGCGATCTTCCGCGTGAAGCCGGTGTGTCCGGTGCGTTCGATACCTATGTCGATGCAGCGGTCAAGCGCTTCCAGTCGCGTCATGGCCTTCCGGCTGATGGTGTGATGGGCCAGTTTACCTATGCGGCAATGAATGTGGATGCCAATACGCGTCTTGGCCAGCTGCAGACCAACCTCCAGCGCCTGTCCGGCATGACATCTGCAACACAGTCTGAACAGCGCTTTGTGATGGTCAACATCCCGGCTGCTCGTATTGAAGCAGTGGAAGGCGGCAGCGTTTCGCAGCGCCATACAGCTGTTGTTGGCAAGATCGACCGCCAGACGCCGATCCTTGACTCCAAGATTCACGAAGTCATTCTTAATCCTTACTGGACCGCGCCAAAGTCGATCATCCAGAAGGATATTATTCCGCTGATGCGGAAGAACCCGCAATATCTCGCGAATAACAAGATCCGTCTCTACAACGCTCAGGGACAGGAAGTTCCGCCGGAAAGCGTAGACTGGAATACCGACGATGCTGTGAAGCTGATGTTCCGTCAGGATCCGGGCAAGATCAACGCCATGTCCTCGACAAAGATCAACTTCCACAATCAACATGCCGTTTACATGCACGATACGCCGCAGAAGAGCTATTTCAATAAGCTCATGCGCTTCGATTCGTCGGGCTGTGTCCGCGTGCAGAATGTCCGCGATCTTGATGTCTGGCTGTTGAAGAACACCGCTGGCTGGGATCGCCAGAACATTGAAGGCACCATTGCATCGGGTGTGAATACGCCTATTCAGGTTTCCGATCCTGTGCCGCTGCATTTCGTTTACATCACCGCCTGGTCAACAGGCGATGGCGTGGTGCAGTTCCGCGACGATATCTACAAGATGGATGGTGCAACCGCTTTGGCGCTCGGCACCGATACTTGA
- the hemB gene encoding porphobilinogen synthase yields MTDRLSNISSANISGYVDDVTGGRRLRRMRKADWSRRLVQETHLTVDDLILPFFLTYGTNVSEPVDAMPGVERYSVDMAVRMAEKAAKLGIPAIAPFPREKAEVKTEDGAFVSSPDNLINRAVRAIKKEVPEIGIITDAALDPFTTHGHDGILRNGEIINDESVAMVVRGALAQAEAGADVIAPSDMMDGRIGAIRQALDAHGFNHVPIMSYATKFASAFYGPYRDAIGTAGLLKGDKKTYYIDPANPDEAVREAEQDVAEGADMLMVKPGMPYLDIIHRLKNTFRLPTYAYQVSGEYSMIKAAGMNGWIDEEKVMMESLLAFKRAGCDGILTYFALDVAEKLKSQG; encoded by the coding sequence ATGACTGATCGTTTGTCCAACATTTCTTCTGCCAACATTTCAGGCTATGTCGATGACGTGACCGGTGGGCGTCGTCTGCGCCGAATGCGCAAGGCCGACTGGTCACGCAGACTGGTTCAGGAAACACATCTCACGGTGGACGATCTGATCCTGCCATTCTTCCTGACTTACGGAACCAATGTCAGCGAGCCTGTGGACGCGATGCCGGGCGTTGAGCGCTATTCGGTCGATATGGCTGTGCGCATGGCCGAAAAGGCTGCCAAGCTTGGCATTCCCGCGATTGCGCCCTTCCCGCGCGAAAAGGCAGAAGTAAAGACAGAGGACGGCGCTTTCGTTTCAAGCCCGGACAATCTGATCAACCGCGCCGTGCGTGCGATCAAGAAGGAAGTGCCGGAAATCGGTATCATTACCGATGCAGCGCTCGATCCGTTCACAACCCACGGTCATGACGGCATTTTGCGCAATGGCGAAATCATCAACGATGAATCGGTTGCGATGGTCGTGCGCGGTGCGCTCGCACAGGCGGAAGCCGGTGCAGACGTTATCGCACCGTCCGACATGATGGATGGCCGTATCGGCGCTATTCGTCAGGCACTGGATGCGCATGGCTTCAACCATGTACCGATCATGTCCTATGCGACCAAATTCGCATCCGCCTTCTATGGCCCCTATCGCGATGCAATCGGTACAGCTGGTCTGCTGAAGGGCGACAAGAAGACTTATTACATTGATCCAGCAAATCCGGACGAAGCGGTGCGCGAGGCCGAGCAGGACGTGGCTGAAGGCGCTGACATGCTGATGGTTAAGCCTGGGATGCCTTATCTCGACATCATCCATCGCCTGAAAAACACATTCCGCCTGCCGACTTATGCCTATCAGGTATCGGGCGAATATTCGATGATCAAAGCTGCAGGCATGAATGGCTGGATCGACGAAGAAAAAGTCATGATGGAAAGCCTGCTGGCTTTCAAACGCGCAGGCTGTGACGGCATCCTGACCTATTTTGCGCTCGACGTTGCTGAGAAGCTGAAAAGCCAGGGCTAA
- a CDS encoding GNAT family N-acetyltransferase, which produces MKIRQATPKDSFAVCEVLRRSITELCVGDHGGRNDILSPWLANKTPENVLQWITAPSQLTVIAEADHDIAGVGQASLEGKILLNYVSPEFRFRGVSKSIMLALEEGIRSNGCAVVELVSTGTALSFYEALGYIAIGSPQVARSGRLSYPMEKRLGA; this is translated from the coding sequence TTGAAAATCAGGCAAGCCACACCAAAAGACTCTTTCGCGGTTTGTGAGGTTTTGCGTCGCTCGATAACAGAGCTTTGCGTGGGTGATCACGGTGGGCGCAATGATATTCTCTCACCTTGGCTGGCCAATAAGACTCCCGAAAACGTTCTTCAATGGATTACTGCACCGAGCCAGCTGACGGTTATTGCAGAGGCCGATCATGATATTGCGGGTGTCGGTCAGGCTTCGTTAGAGGGCAAGATATTGCTGAACTATGTCTCGCCTGAATTCAGGTTTCGTGGCGTAAGCAAGTCTATAATGCTCGCTCTCGAAGAGGGCATACGGAGCAATGGATGTGCAGTTGTCGAGCTGGTCAGCACGGGCACGGCACTCAGCTTCTATGAGGCGCTCGGATATATTGCTATAGGCTCACCGCAGGTGGCGCGTAGCGGGCGTTTATCGTACCCGATGGAAAAGCGACTCGGAGCTTGA
- the nrdR gene encoding transcriptional regulator NrdR has protein sequence MRCPYCQSEDTQVKDSRPAEDGAVIRRRRVCSVCGGRFTTFERVQLRDLMVVKKSGRRVPFDREKLARSIDVALRKRDVDEERVERAISGIVRQLESSGEAEVTSDEIGRLAMDALKGVDDIAYIRFASVYRNFSKAVDFHNVIDELTVTETDRDPDA, from the coding sequence ATGCGTTGTCCCTATTGCCAGTCTGAAGATACGCAAGTTAAGGATTCCCGCCCGGCGGAGGATGGTGCCGTTATTCGCAGGCGCCGTGTTTGCTCGGTCTGTGGCGGACGTTTTACCACTTTTGAACGCGTACAGCTTCGCGACCTTATGGTCGTCAAGAAGAGCGGTCGCCGTGTACCTTTTGATCGCGAAAAGCTTGCCCGCTCCATCGATGTGGCATTGCGTAAGCGCGACGTGGACGAGGAGCGCGTAGAGCGCGCAATCTCCGGCATCGTGCGCCAGCTAGAGAGCTCGGGTGAGGCGGAAGTGACTTCAGACGAAATCGGTCGTCTCGCCATGGATGCTCTCAAGGGCGTCGATGATATTGCCTATATCCGCTTTGCTTCCGTTTATCGCAATTTCAGCAAGGCCGTTGATTTCCACAACGTCATTGATGAACTGACGGTAACTGAAACTGATCGTGATCCGGACGCATAA
- a CDS encoding winged helix DNA-binding protein: protein MINAQHRMDASAPLLNPEAALRTLYLEALQLVERLHRRLLDVIKDEFDRAGRSDINATQALLLFNIGNSELTAGELRSRGYYLGSNVSYNLKKLVEMGFIHHERSNTDRRSVRVSLTDKGNEIADQVQALYQRHIASIEQVGGIQVEEFTAMNKSLQRLDRFWNDSIAYRL from the coding sequence ATGATCAATGCACAGCACAGAATGGATGCATCTGCTCCGCTTTTGAATCCCGAAGCAGCTCTCCGCACACTTTATCTCGAAGCATTGCAGCTGGTTGAACGCCTGCATCGTCGCCTCCTTGATGTCATCAAGGACGAATTCGACCGCGCCGGCCGTAGCGATATCAATGCGACGCAGGCACTGCTCCTGTTCAACATTGGCAATTCTGAATTGACCGCTGGTGAGCTGCGCTCGCGCGGTTATTATCTCGGATCGAATGTTTCCTATAATCTCAAGAAGCTGGTCGAGATGGGTTTTATCCATCACGAACGCTCGAATACGGACCGTCGTTCGGTTCGCGTCAGCCTGACAGACAAGGGCAACGAGATTGCTGATCAGGTACAGGCACTTTACCAGCGCCATATTGCTTCTATCGAGCAGGTTGGTGGTATTCAGGTTGAAGAATTCACCGCGATGAACAAGTCGCTGCAGCGTCTGGACCGCTTCTGGAACGACAGCATTGCTTACAGGCTTTGA
- a CDS encoding enoyl-CoA hydratase/isomerase family protein, with the protein MQIDFGGGGEISFERKGKAGLVKLTRSSALNALTHKMILALDRALQAWETDPDVACVILEGEGRAFCAGGDVVAAYKAGREGTPAFDFFRDEYRLNARIGRFPKPYISLLNGIVMGGGAGISVHGSHRIVTENTLFAMPETGIGFFPDVGGSAFLPHLHDNFGYYLALTGNRIRWGDCLQSGIATHAVAASDLDDLRDDLVAKADLDGALASAQYPDFETVPETRKVIAESFAHATLAECLDALEKAAATGNKPATDILNVIATRSPTSVAVTFRQIADGRALDLDDCMRMEYRIASRMLAGHDFYEGVRAVLIDKDGAPVWKPASTDEVKPEMVNAYFANLGERELSF; encoded by the coding sequence ATGCAGATCGATTTCGGTGGTGGCGGTGAAATCAGCTTTGAACGCAAGGGAAAAGCGGGCCTCGTGAAGCTGACGCGCTCATCGGCGCTCAATGCTTTGACGCATAAAATGATTCTTGCGCTCGACCGTGCTTTGCAGGCCTGGGAAACCGATCCGGATGTCGCCTGTGTTATTCTGGAAGGCGAAGGCCGGGCGTTCTGCGCCGGTGGCGACGTGGTTGCAGCCTATAAGGCCGGACGCGAAGGCACACCCGCTTTTGATTTTTTCCGCGATGAATATCGACTGAATGCCCGCATCGGACGTTTTCCAAAGCCATATATCTCGCTGCTTAACGGCATCGTCATGGGCGGCGGCGCTGGCATTTCCGTACATGGTTCGCACCGGATCGTGACCGAAAATACGCTTTTTGCGATGCCCGAAACCGGCATCGGCTTCTTCCCGGATGTCGGTGGAAGCGCCTTCCTGCCGCATCTCCATGATAATTTCGGCTATTATCTTGCGCTCACCGGCAACCGAATTCGCTGGGGCGATTGCCTGCAGAGCGGCATCGCGACCCATGCAGTGGCCGCCAGCGATCTCGACGACCTTCGCGATGACCTGGTTGCAAAAGCTGACCTTGATGGTGCTTTGGCCAGTGCTCAGTATCCCGATTTTGAGACAGTCCCCGAAACCCGCAAAGTTATTGCGGAAAGTTTCGCACATGCGACGCTTGCCGAATGCCTAGACGCTTTGGAAAAAGCAGCAGCCACGGGCAATAAACCGGCAACGGATATTCTGAATGTTATCGCCACGCGTTCGCCAACCAGTGTCGCTGTCACATTCCGCCAGATTGCCGATGGTCGCGCACTGGATCTCGACGATTGTATGCGGATGGAATATCGCATCGCGTCGCGTATGCTTGCTGGGCATGATTTCTATGAAGGCGTACGCGCGGTTTTGATTGACAAGGATGGAGCACCTGTCTGGAAGCCAGCTTCGACTGATGAAGTGAAGCCGGAAATGGTCAATGCGTATTTTGCTAATCTTGGCGAGAGGGAACTGAGTTTTTGA
- a CDS encoding DNA topoisomerase IV subunit A → MGKSLIPPDDGDEHIERVDLKSALEERYLAYALSTIMHRALPDVRDGLKPVHRRIMHAMRLLRLNPDQAYAKCARIVGDVMGKFHPHGDASIYDALVRLAQDFAVRYPLVDGQGNFGNIDGDNAAAMRYTEARMTEVATLLLEGITENAIDFRPTYNEEDEEPIVLPGAFPNLLANGSAGIAVGMATNIPPHNVAELCSSALYLINHPEATVEELVTSPEQWEELKKEAETDPAALLKCKVRGPDFPTGGILVEEHANILEAYRTGRGSFRARARWEKEEGNRGTWVIVVTEIPYQVQKSRLIEKIAELLLAKKLPLLDDIRDESAEDIRIVLEPKNRTVDPELLMESLFKLTELENRVSLNMNVLSHGKVPNVLSLGGVLKEWLEHRKEVLVRRSEYRLAEIEKRLEILGGFLKAYLNLDEVIRIIREEDEPKQELMRFFDLTDNQAEAILNMRLRSLRKLEEFEIRKEFDGLTAEKTDLEGLLASGTRQWKKISTEIKAVREKFGPETKLGKRRSTFADAPSHDLEDIHQAMIEREPVTIVVSEKGWLRAMKGHMADFSTLAFKEGDKLKLAFHAETTDKLLFFTTGGKFFTIGANTLPGGRGHGEPIRILVDMENDQDILTAFVHDPQAKLLLVSHEGNGFIVSENEAVANTRKGKQVMNVKAPDEAKLCQRISGDHIAVVGENRKMVVFPLSDIPEMTRGKGVRLQKYKDGGVSDVRTFAISDGLSWQDSADRTFNRSKEELVEWIAARASAGRLVPKGFPRSGKF, encoded by the coding sequence ATGGGTAAAAGTCTGATTCCGCCGGACGACGGCGACGAACACATCGAACGGGTTGATCTTAAATCGGCCCTCGAGGAACGCTACCTCGCTTATGCGCTGTCCACGATCATGCATCGTGCGCTGCCGGATGTGCGCGACGGTTTGAAGCCGGTTCATCGCCGCATCATGCATGCAATGCGCCTGTTGCGACTCAATCCCGATCAGGCCTATGCAAAATGCGCGCGTATCGTCGGTGACGTTATGGGTAAATTCCACCCACACGGCGACGCCTCGATTTACGACGCGCTTGTGCGTCTGGCGCAGGATTTTGCCGTGCGTTATCCGCTCGTGGACGGGCAGGGCAACTTCGGCAACATTGACGGCGATAATGCGGCTGCGATGCGTTATACCGAAGCGCGGATGACCGAGGTCGCAACGCTGCTTCTTGAAGGCATTACCGAAAACGCCATCGACTTCCGCCCGACCTATAATGAAGAGGACGAGGAACCCATCGTCCTTCCGGGCGCGTTCCCGAACCTGCTTGCCAATGGCTCGGCCGGTATTGCGGTCGGCATGGCCACCAATATTCCGCCGCATAATGTGGCGGAGCTGTGCTCGTCGGCGCTCTATCTTATCAATCATCCCGAAGCGACTGTTGAAGAACTCGTCACTTCGCCGGAACAATGGGAAGAGCTGAAGAAGGAAGCGGAAACCGATCCGGCAGCACTATTGAAGTGCAAGGTGCGTGGTCCCGATTTCCCGACCGGCGGCATCCTGGTGGAAGAGCATGCCAACATTCTCGAAGCCTATCGCACCGGGCGTGGTTCTTTCCGCGCACGCGCGCGCTGGGAAAAGGAAGAGGGCAATCGCGGAACCTGGGTGATTGTTGTCACCGAGATCCCATATCAGGTTCAGAAGTCGCGCCTGATCGAGAAGATTGCAGAGCTGCTTCTGGCCAAGAAGCTGCCACTGCTCGACGATATTCGCGACGAGTCTGCTGAAGACATCCGCATCGTTCTGGAGCCGAAGAACCGCACGGTCGATCCTGAACTGCTGATGGAATCGCTTTTCAAGCTGACCGAGCTTGAGAACCGCGTTTCGCTCAACATGAACGTGCTCTCGCACGGTAAAGTGCCGAATGTTCTGTCACTGGGCGGCGTGCTCAAAGAATGGCTTGAACATCGCAAGGAAGTGCTCGTTCGCCGTTCCGAATACCGTCTGGCAGAAATCGAAAAGCGGCTGGAAATCCTTGGCGGTTTCCTCAAGGCATATCTCAATCTTGATGAAGTCATCCGCATTATTCGTGAAGAGGATGAACCGAAACAGGAGCTGATGCGGTTCTTTGATCTGACGGATAATCAGGCCGAAGCAATCCTCAACATGCGCTTGCGTTCCTTGCGCAAGCTTGAAGAATTTGAAATTCGCAAAGAATTCGATGGTCTGACTGCTGAAAAGACCGATCTGGAAGGCTTGCTTGCTTCGGGCACGCGCCAGTGGAAGAAGATCAGCACGGAAATCAAAGCTGTCCGTGAGAAGTTTGGCCCTGAAACCAAACTTGGCAAGCGCCGCAGCACCTTTGCCGATGCGCCAAGCCATGATCTCGAAGACATTCATCAGGCGATGATCGAGCGTGAACCGGTTACGATTGTTGTGTCTGAAAAGGGCTGGCTGCGCGCGATGAAGGGCCATATGGCTGACTTCTCGACGCTGGCATTCAAGGAAGGCGATAAGCTCAAGCTGGCTTTCCATGCTGAGACGACTGACAAGCTGCTGTTCTTCACGACGGGTGGCAAGTTCTTCACCATTGGTGCGAACACGCTTCCGGGCGGGCGCGGCCATGGCGAACCGATCCGTATCCTCGTTGATATGGAGAATGATCAGGATATCCTGACGGCCTTCGTTCACGATCCACAGGCCAAGCTTCTGCTTGTATCGCATGAAGGCAATGGCTTCATAGTGTCCGAGAATGAAGCGGTCGCCAATACCCGCAAGGGTAAGCAGGTGATGAATGTGAAGGCGCCAGATGAGGCCAAGCTTTGCCAGCGCATTTCGGGCGATCACATTGCGGTCGTGGGCGAGAACCGGAAGATGGTCGTCTTCCCGCTTTCGGACATTCCTGAAATGACACGCGGCAAGGGCGTTCGCTTGCAGAAGTATAAGGACGGCGGCGTGTCCGATGTTCGTACTTTCGCGATCAGCGACGGCCTGTCGTGGCAGGATTCAGCAGATCGTACCTTCAATCGCAGCAAAGAAGAACTTGTCGAGTGGATTGCGGCCCGTGCCTCTGCTGGGCGTCTGGTACCCAAGGGGTTTCCGCGTTCGGGTAAATTCTAA